In Paraburkholderia phenazinium, the following are encoded in one genomic region:
- a CDS encoding oligosaccharide flippase family protein — protein MDQVKSIFPRAELMAVYVAYAFRYLYPLLLLPYYGRVLGAGGYGVVLAGMSLSNSIWLFVNFGFSTVGARDAVQARDARTRASILSDHLTARLVLSLPGLIVGLIAIHFSLVFLHRPAVGCVVVFLGLLAAFNLGWYFTSTGRARTSVLIEVAGFSTSLALIFGFVHRPSDLAYVFPLLLISCATQLIIAYWLVRKEFSHLFSRLKDAINLIRKSTTIFIYGGTSVLLIGASTYILSMLARESEVSAFGVAERLIAAGLSLMAPAAQILVPRVTHLVVTDPSRANRLTRQIFAWFFAGAVCATLLTLTFADWFIPLVFGHGFQQTAGVLKLMVFVFPVSVCTQVLGMYFLIPRKLERLLARAGVVSAVVNIAVAVPLATHWGAMGMATARLVGELTMLTVLVAGMHRSNLLSELFSVEPVGVPVHEFGEG, from the coding sequence ATGGATCAAGTAAAGTCAATCTTTCCGCGGGCAGAGTTGATGGCGGTATATGTCGCGTACGCATTTCGCTACTTATATCCGTTACTGCTGCTGCCGTACTATGGAAGAGTACTCGGGGCCGGAGGCTATGGTGTGGTCCTCGCGGGGATGTCCCTGTCAAATTCGATTTGGCTGTTTGTCAACTTCGGATTTTCGACGGTGGGCGCTCGCGATGCGGTCCAGGCGCGAGATGCGCGTACGCGTGCGTCCATATTGAGCGATCATCTGACCGCGAGGCTGGTGCTCAGCTTGCCCGGTTTGATTGTGGGCCTAATCGCGATTCATTTCTCGCTTGTTTTCCTGCATCGGCCGGCTGTCGGCTGTGTGGTGGTTTTCCTGGGACTGCTCGCAGCATTCAATCTGGGCTGGTACTTCACGAGCACTGGTCGAGCAAGGACAAGTGTACTCATCGAGGTGGCCGGCTTTTCAACCTCGCTGGCGTTAATTTTCGGTTTTGTGCACCGACCATCGGATCTGGCATATGTATTCCCCTTGTTGCTGATCTCGTGTGCCACTCAGTTGATCATTGCTTACTGGCTAGTGCGAAAGGAATTTTCGCATCTGTTTTCCAGACTTAAAGATGCGATAAATTTAATCCGGAAATCCACAACAATCTTTATATATGGCGGAACGTCTGTGCTTCTGATTGGCGCGTCCACATATATTCTATCGATGCTGGCGCGCGAATCCGAGGTAAGTGCATTCGGCGTGGCAGAGCGCCTGATCGCCGCCGGACTAAGCCTGATGGCGCCGGCCGCTCAAATCCTCGTACCGCGCGTGACGCATCTGGTCGTGACCGATCCTTCGCGGGCGAACAGACTTACGCGTCAGATATTCGCCTGGTTTTTTGCCGGGGCCGTGTGCGCAACCCTGCTGACGCTGACGTTTGCCGACTGGTTTATACCGCTGGTGTTCGGGCACGGTTTCCAGCAGACGGCAGGGGTACTCAAGCTCATGGTCTTTGTGTTCCCGGTCAGCGTCTGCACGCAAGTGCTGGGCATGTACTTCCTCATTCCGCGCAAGCTCGAACGGCTGCTTGCGCGTGCCGGCGTTGTCAGTGCAGTCGTGAACATTGCCGTCGCTGTGCCGCTTGCGACCCATTGGGGGGCAATGGGAATGGCGACAGCCCGACTGGTCGGCGAACTGACGATGCTGACGGTATTGGTGGCGGGCATGCATCGTTCGAACCTGCTGAGCGAGCTGTTCAGTGTCGAGCCGGTGGGCGTGCCTGTTCATGAATTCGGTGAGGGCTGA
- a CDS encoding glycosyltransferase, giving the protein MERIFRLAKSLYLAVFTTVAYRAMRREQGDRSNERSPGSIKIVCRYGLKNGLTNGALYNGLALETLGYEVEQPDVTLAMRNPFKRIFCKKGGLFVFHCAAPQFLLLAWPLRRLLRSGKLIGYFAWELAEPPENWPKYEDLWDEIWTPSRFSAQSLAKLYACPIRVVPHVLLKNRSPRRWRKGEEPLTFLTMADARSSLARKNPRAVVAAFLDAFPTEDDVSLVIKLQANPSSEEVNALLAEVEGDARIRVIQETMTRTDVDRLFSGAHVYVSLHRAEGFGLPLLEARLFGLATLATAWSGNLDFMSEENSVLIPYELATMRDEGGVYGEVTWANPDVGAAALAMRRFYEDPAHLAEVAKAGWEASSPERQLARLAEALRTPPLDPLALNVAA; this is encoded by the coding sequence ATGGAGCGGATCTTCAGGCTGGCTAAAAGCTTGTACCTGGCGGTGTTCACGACAGTCGCCTATCGAGCCATGCGCCGCGAACAAGGCGACCGGTCGAATGAGCGGTCGCCCGGATCCATCAAGATCGTCTGCCGGTACGGCTTGAAGAATGGCCTGACGAACGGGGCCCTCTACAACGGTCTGGCGCTGGAGACACTCGGATACGAGGTGGAGCAGCCCGACGTCACGTTGGCGATGCGAAATCCGTTCAAAAGAATCTTCTGCAAGAAAGGCGGCCTGTTCGTGTTCCATTGTGCGGCACCGCAGTTCCTGCTGCTCGCGTGGCCGCTGCGGCGCCTCCTGCGCAGCGGGAAGCTGATTGGTTATTTCGCGTGGGAACTTGCTGAACCGCCTGAGAACTGGCCGAAATACGAAGACCTTTGGGACGAGATCTGGACGCCGAGCCGGTTTTCGGCGCAGAGCCTGGCCAAGCTGTATGCCTGTCCGATTCGTGTCGTGCCTCATGTGTTGTTGAAGAACCGTAGCCCACGGCGATGGCGCAAGGGTGAAGAGCCTTTGACCTTCCTGACCATGGCCGATGCGCGCTCAAGTCTTGCGCGTAAAAATCCGCGAGCCGTTGTCGCTGCGTTTCTTGATGCCTTCCCGACTGAAGACGACGTGTCTCTTGTGATCAAGCTTCAGGCCAACCCGTCGTCCGAAGAAGTGAACGCGCTTCTCGCTGAAGTGGAGGGTGACGCGCGGATCCGGGTCATCCAGGAGACGATGACGCGAACCGACGTCGACCGGTTGTTTTCGGGCGCCCACGTGTATGTTTCGCTGCACCGCGCCGAGGGGTTTGGGTTGCCGCTTCTGGAAGCCCGCCTGTTCGGACTGGCGACGCTCGCTACCGCCTGGTCGGGCAACCTCGATTTCATGAGCGAAGAGAACAGCGTCCTGATTCCCTACGAGCTCGCCACCATGCGCGACGAAGGTGGCGTCTACGGAGAGGTGACGTGGGCGAACCCCGATGTGGGTGCTGCAGCGCTTGCCATGCGCCGGTTTTATGAGGACCCGGCGCATCTCGCCGAGGTCGCAAAGGCCGGCTGGGAGGCCAGCAGTCCCGAGCGACAATTGGCTCGCCTCGCCGAGGCCCTGAGGACGCCTCCTCTCGACCCGCTCGCACTGAACGTAGCGGCGTGA
- a CDS encoding calcium-binding protein codes for MNQLARVACVVSSVAAMACGSAAAADQTMSVDRFVEGIAVNTHIHYTDGAYANVKNVKDDLVWLGVRHVRDAAPGGAAPLSAYADLASAGIRFDFIVREETARSLAQIKAVATASPGSVDAVEGYNEIDNWPIAYDGLKGDAAGLAAQKAIYAFVHGDAALSGVAVYDLTGYDLASVTTRTGSADYANVHVYPQNGAQPGYTANADSWIKKGTRAIQGFALPLVITEFGYFTLPQSGWYQIGVDEDSQAKGILNGLFDAAISGVSRTYLYELLDEKADPRQVDAGMHYGLFTFDNRAKPAAIALHNLMAILKANGDTASNQMDEEGRRYTVSDLPPSGRSVYLRKADGTSILALWNEVPFWDRASGKPALSMSAPVRVDLGGMAARVDLYDPTRGTAPCQTERNVKQLRVDVPDHPVLLEVTFPN; via the coding sequence TTGAATCAGCTTGCACGGGTTGCGTGTGTCGTGTCGAGCGTCGCCGCGATGGCTTGCGGATCGGCCGCAGCCGCGGATCAGACCATGAGTGTGGACAGATTCGTAGAGGGCATTGCGGTCAACACCCACATCCATTACACGGACGGTGCCTACGCCAATGTGAAGAACGTGAAGGACGATCTGGTCTGGCTCGGCGTGCGCCATGTTCGGGATGCGGCGCCTGGAGGCGCGGCGCCCCTGTCTGCGTATGCCGACCTGGCTAGCGCCGGTATCCGGTTCGATTTTATCGTCCGGGAGGAGACGGCCCGCTCGCTCGCGCAGATCAAGGCCGTCGCGACGGCGTCGCCCGGCAGCGTCGACGCAGTGGAGGGATATAACGAAATCGATAACTGGCCGATCGCCTATGACGGTCTTAAAGGAGACGCGGCAGGTCTGGCGGCGCAGAAGGCAATCTATGCCTTTGTGCATGGCGATGCCGCCTTGAGCGGCGTTGCCGTCTACGACCTGACCGGATACGACCTCGCGTCGGTCACGACCCGAACCGGCTCGGCCGACTACGCCAATGTGCATGTGTATCCGCAGAACGGAGCGCAGCCCGGCTACACCGCCAACGCCGACTCATGGATAAAAAAGGGCACCCGGGCCATTCAGGGATTTGCTCTGCCGTTGGTCATCACCGAGTTCGGCTATTTCACCTTGCCGCAAAGTGGCTGGTACCAGATTGGCGTTGATGAGGATAGCCAGGCAAAGGGCATCCTGAACGGCCTGTTCGACGCGGCCATCTCGGGTGTGTCCAGAACCTACCTCTACGAACTTCTGGATGAAAAGGCGGACCCGCGCCAGGTCGACGCGGGTATGCACTACGGTCTGTTCACGTTCGACAACCGGGCGAAACCGGCTGCAATCGCGCTGCACAATCTCATGGCGATATTGAAGGCAAACGGCGATACCGCCTCGAACCAGATGGACGAGGAGGGCAGGCGTTATACCGTTTCGGATCTGCCGCCCTCCGGCAGAAGTGTGTACCTGCGCAAGGCCGACGGAACATCCATCCTCGCCTTGTGGAACGAAGTGCCGTTTTGGGATCGGGCCAGCGGGAAACCGGCGCTCTCGATGTCCGCACCGGTTCGTGTCGATCTGGGCGGCATGGCTGCGCGCGTGGACCTCTACGACCCGACGCGCGGCACGGCGCCCTGTCAAACGGAGCGCAACGTGAAACAGCTCCGGGTTGACGTTCCCGATCACCCCGTCTTGCTGGAAGTGACCTTCCCGAACTAG
- a CDS encoding glycosyltransferase family 4 protein: MTATPPERLVIVNDASIAHGGATALALLEARLMRERGIEVTYIAGDDAANPEFEAHGIATAGLGRARLLQAGAAALREGVYNTGTVRMLNGWMDRHDTPGTVYHVHGWSQILSPSLFAALSRVRERTVITAHDFFLVCPNGAFADYRAGTVCTRVPLGVSCMTRHCDKRHYVHKLWRMARQAVQAQTLRFDPAGPRVLMVHAAMREPLERGGIPAACLQTVPNPVTPWSDTRIAAEHNGEFVFVGRLAPEKGPDLAAAAARRARARLVVIGDGPMMPALRAAYPEVTFCGRLAPEEVARRVRSARALLMPSRYPEPYGLVAAEAMWSGLPVIASRSALLAEDIVGSGAGEVCDPTDEIAFAGAIARIARDDDATRAMSLAGHSATRHVGLSPDAWATRLIAVFADCGHPSRELGESMDAGVSGEPVQSL; encoded by the coding sequence ATGACTGCGACGCCGCCGGAGCGGCTCGTGATCGTCAACGACGCGTCGATCGCGCACGGCGGCGCGACGGCGCTTGCCTTACTCGAGGCGCGTCTGATGCGGGAACGTGGCATCGAAGTCACGTATATCGCCGGTGACGATGCCGCCAATCCCGAGTTCGAGGCGCATGGCATTGCGACTGCCGGGCTCGGGCGAGCGCGGTTGTTGCAGGCTGGAGCGGCCGCACTGCGTGAGGGGGTGTACAACACGGGCACCGTGAGGATGCTAAACGGCTGGATGGATCGACACGACACACCCGGCACCGTCTACCACGTGCATGGCTGGAGCCAGATCCTGTCGCCTTCGCTGTTCGCGGCGCTAAGCCGCGTGCGCGAGCGGACGGTGATCACCGCCCACGATTTTTTCCTCGTCTGCCCGAACGGGGCCTTTGCCGACTATCGGGCGGGCACGGTATGCACGCGTGTGCCACTTGGCGTCTCGTGCATGACACGGCATTGCGACAAGCGGCATTACGTCCACAAGCTGTGGCGGATGGCGCGGCAGGCCGTGCAAGCGCAGACGCTGCGCTTCGATCCGGCCGGCCCGCGGGTGCTGATGGTGCATGCCGCGATGCGCGAACCGCTCGAGCGCGGCGGCATTCCCGCAGCCTGCCTGCAGACCGTGCCGAATCCGGTCACACCCTGGAGCGATACGCGTATCGCCGCGGAACACAACGGCGAATTCGTCTTCGTCGGACGTCTCGCCCCCGAGAAGGGTCCTGACCTTGCCGCGGCCGCCGCGCGGCGGGCCCGCGCGCGGCTCGTGGTGATCGGCGACGGCCCGATGATGCCGGCGCTGCGGGCCGCTTATCCGGAGGTCACGTTCTGCGGCAGGCTCGCGCCGGAGGAGGTCGCGCGGCGCGTGCGGTCCGCGCGGGCGCTGTTGATGCCGTCGCGCTACCCCGAGCCATACGGGCTGGTGGCGGCGGAAGCGATGTGGAGCGGCCTGCCGGTGATCGCTTCCCGATCGGCGCTGCTGGCGGAGGATATCGTCGGCAGCGGGGCGGGGGAGGTATGCGACCCGACCGACGAAATAGCGTTTGCCGGCGCGATTGCCCGTATCGCCCGGGACGACGATGCGACGCGGGCGATGAGCCTGGCCGGGCACAGCGCGACGCGCCATGTGGGGCTTTCGCCGGATGCGTGGGCCACGCGGCTGATCGCGGTCTTTGCAGACTGTGGTCACCCCAGCAGGGAACTGGGTGAATCGATGGATGCTGGGGTGAGCGGTGAACCCGTTCAATCCCTTTAG
- a CDS encoding polysaccharide pyruvyl transferase family protein, which yields MNSTDHRAMPPLVPDTMRVPNWPSRARERHAPSVALINVKYSPNLGDGLLSECLEAELASVLPALAIRVIDLAGRTEYDPGTRSRKSVLTLMHHSPRVVRHAIAQSVLGSKLHMHLRPHWRAALRGVDAVIVGGGNLLSDADLNFPLKLDAVMAEVRSLGLPAAVFGVGASDNWTLRGEALFRRAFGGPALFHASVREPRSAEIWRQRLSPAGIPPAQIVHDPGQLVSRHVARSRAPDRTGTYIGLGITHPIALKYHGGNTHVSAAAQAAWYSALVRAGSARGWRFVVFANGSPEDEAFLAELRPALAAAAGREQVTFAPRAATPADLARLISSFDLLMAHRLHANIAAFSYGIPQIGFAWDVKLETFLTQVGRRHCLCRVGADPIDSVVALAVQQLGEGVDASMHRTVLAEARAHVADLASALTTAVAPARCTDRIAQVALEVRA from the coding sequence ATGAATTCGACGGACCACCGCGCCATGCCGCCGCTCGTCCCCGACACAATGCGCGTGCCCAACTGGCCGTCACGGGCGCGCGAGCGGCACGCGCCGAGCGTCGCACTCATCAACGTCAAATACAGTCCGAATCTCGGTGACGGTCTTCTGTCGGAATGTCTCGAAGCGGAGCTGGCCAGCGTGTTGCCGGCGCTGGCGATTCGCGTGATCGATCTTGCCGGCCGCACGGAATATGACCCGGGTACGCGCTCGCGCAAGTCGGTGCTGACGCTGATGCACCACAGCCCGCGTGTCGTGCGTCACGCGATCGCGCAATCCGTGCTCGGCTCCAAACTGCACATGCATCTGCGCCCGCACTGGCGCGCTGCGCTGCGCGGCGTCGATGCGGTGATCGTCGGCGGGGGCAACCTGCTAAGCGACGCGGATCTCAACTTTCCGCTCAAGCTCGATGCGGTGATGGCGGAGGTACGCAGTCTGGGGCTGCCGGCGGCGGTATTTGGCGTCGGTGCATCCGACAACTGGACGCTGCGTGGAGAAGCCTTGTTTCGACGTGCATTCGGCGGACCGGCGCTGTTCCATGCGTCGGTGCGCGAACCGCGCTCGGCCGAGATCTGGCGGCAGCGGCTGAGTCCCGCCGGGATCCCGCCGGCGCAGATCGTGCACGATCCCGGTCAACTGGTGTCGCGGCATGTCGCGCGCAGTCGCGCGCCCGATAGGACGGGCACGTACATTGGCCTCGGCATCACGCATCCGATCGCCCTCAAGTACCACGGCGGCAACACGCATGTCTCCGCCGCCGCGCAGGCGGCGTGGTACAGCGCGCTCGTGCGGGCGGGCAGCGCGCGCGGCTGGCGCTTCGTCGTATTCGCGAACGGCAGTCCGGAGGACGAAGCGTTTCTCGCCGAACTGCGTCCCGCGCTTGCCGCGGCGGCAGGGCGGGAGCAGGTCACGTTCGCGCCGCGCGCCGCAACGCCGGCGGATCTCGCGCGACTGATCTCGTCGTTCGATCTGCTGATGGCTCACCGGCTGCACGCGAACATCGCGGCGTTTTCGTATGGCATCCCGCAGATCGGCTTCGCGTGGGACGTCAAGCTCGAGACGTTTCTGACCCAGGTTGGGCGACGGCATTGTCTGTGCCGGGTGGGCGCCGACCCGATCGATTCCGTCGTCGCTCTGGCCGTCCAGCAGCTCGGCGAGGGCGTCGATGCGAGCATGCATCGCACCGTGCTCGCCGAAGCGCGCGCGCATGTCGCCGATCTGGCTAGCGCGCTCACCACGGCCGTAGCGCCGGCGCGATGCACGGACCGGATCGCGCAGGTCGCGCTGGAGGTGCGCGCATGA
- a CDS encoding HAD family hydrolase, giving the protein MNRLLSLLEKRECLLLSIDAFDTLLLRKPLSLDRRLLRIARLFCSRLGDVTSHIDPRDVAKRRREVERLAFRARDVAARGEVRLTDIAATLLQHIGIDEVFVPDWIACEMAVERASLFPNRSLIRTLRQVVERGIPVRVVSDTTLGQHELSRLISDVCPDIPHLDDIHTSADMQLTKRDGTIFASVASAAGVPAARIVHLGDDLLADCTMPRRCGLTAVHRPRQTAHVVIRRADAAIARAFSGWHASRSQRVRRNVPAQLKAGTALGSQVLGPIFAEYCRRLHVYLKHAALVEGPIVALFCARGGLGLERLYREFASQFPVSENITLAPLMVSRLIAARDALVFGGEDVVAELEYEFGSRAVKAVAQALSATDQAPSGHYTSLRELIHALRNGAEPDLWDSISEQAALFREMWRTLADGKSVVLCDTGLYGSTYKLLEQSGLASDAHCVLLARSDYKGLGRQHFSRVTGLLTERNGYRPGDSISSILAFWHLVESIVEPDLQSVRRFSRGDGGSIVSNLETEGWRNRVEAMPHEQFAEVKAYIRNISTENSSASSVSQFQLSARLLEQVVMFPDIDTVNRLGMRNRSIDFGREATLSITHPDCEQGRPGARLVAVRRSLWPSGAAVKAFPQGGQFVQFAIKLGYSVRPWIK; this is encoded by the coding sequence GTGAACCGATTACTCTCCCTTCTTGAGAAAAGAGAATGCCTGCTCCTGTCGATTGACGCATTCGACACGTTGCTGCTTCGAAAGCCACTGTCACTCGATCGGCGCCTGCTGAGGATTGCGCGTTTGTTTTGTAGCCGACTCGGCGACGTGACAAGCCATATTGATCCCCGTGACGTGGCGAAGCGCCGGCGGGAGGTGGAACGGCTTGCGTTTCGCGCTCGTGATGTCGCTGCACGGGGAGAGGTGCGCCTCACGGACATCGCCGCGACGCTGTTGCAACACATCGGCATTGATGAGGTCTTCGTGCCGGATTGGATTGCCTGTGAAATGGCCGTCGAACGCGCGTCGCTCTTTCCGAACCGCTCGCTGATTCGCACGCTCAGGCAGGTCGTCGAGCGTGGCATACCGGTTCGTGTCGTCAGCGATACGACACTGGGTCAACATGAATTGAGCCGACTCATATCGGATGTGTGTCCTGACATTCCTCATCTGGACGACATCCATACCAGTGCCGACATGCAGCTAACCAAGCGTGACGGAACGATCTTCGCTTCGGTAGCAAGTGCAGCAGGCGTTCCAGCGGCCAGGATTGTTCATCTGGGCGACGATCTGCTTGCCGATTGCACCATGCCTCGCCGTTGTGGGCTGACAGCAGTGCACCGTCCCCGCCAGACTGCGCACGTGGTCATCCGGCGAGCGGACGCGGCGATTGCGCGCGCGTTTTCGGGTTGGCACGCGTCTCGTAGCCAACGCGTTCGTCGCAATGTACCGGCCCAGCTTAAGGCCGGTACCGCGCTGGGAAGCCAGGTGCTCGGTCCGATTTTTGCGGAATATTGCCGAAGACTACATGTTTATCTAAAACATGCCGCGTTGGTTGAGGGGCCGATCGTTGCACTGTTCTGCGCGCGTGGAGGGCTTGGGCTGGAGCGCTTGTACCGGGAGTTCGCAAGCCAGTTTCCGGTTAGCGAAAACATTACTCTTGCGCCCTTGATGGTCTCGCGGCTGATCGCTGCGCGCGATGCGTTGGTATTTGGCGGTGAAGATGTTGTCGCAGAACTGGAATACGAATTCGGAAGCCGTGCTGTGAAAGCGGTTGCCCAAGCCTTGAGCGCAACGGATCAGGCACCCAGCGGACACTACACCAGCCTGAGGGAGCTTATTCATGCGCTGCGCAACGGTGCCGAGCCGGACCTCTGGGATTCGATTTCCGAACAGGCTGCGCTGTTTAGAGAAATGTGGCGCACGCTCGCCGACGGAAAGAGCGTCGTGCTGTGCGATACCGGACTATACGGAAGCACCTACAAGCTGCTTGAGCAAAGCGGTCTGGCGAGCGACGCTCATTGCGTGCTGTTAGCGCGTAGCGACTACAAAGGCCTTGGCCGTCAGCATTTTTCCCGTGTGACCGGACTCTTGACGGAGCGAAACGGCTACAGACCGGGTGACTCAATCTCATCCATTCTCGCATTCTGGCATCTGGTCGAAAGCATCGTTGAACCGGATCTGCAGAGTGTGCGCCGATTCAGTCGAGGCGATGGCGGAAGCATTGTGTCGAATCTGGAGACGGAGGGATGGCGAAACCGTGTCGAAGCGATGCCGCATGAGCAATTTGCGGAGGTTAAAGCGTATATCCGCAATATCTCGACCGAGAACAGTTCAGCTTCAAGCGTGTCGCAATTCCAGCTCTCGGCCCGCTTGCTGGAGCAGGTCGTCATGTTTCCGGACATCGACACCGTGAATAGGCTCGGAATGCGAAACCGGTCGATCGACTTTGGCCGTGAAGCAACGTTGTCGATTACCCATCCAGACTGCGAACAAGGCCGCCCGGGCGCGCGGCTTGTAGCCGTACGCAGATCGCTTTGGCCGAGCGGCGCCGCTGTAAAGGCGTTTCCGCAGGGTGGGCAATTTGTGCAATTTGCAATCAAGCTCGGCTACTCGGTGCGACCATGGATCAAGTAA
- a CDS encoding glycosyltransferase family 4 protein: MDRTPVDLEHPVRSRTASPSPGNRRHDFGRVAVVHEWLTTYAGSEKVLAQILQIWPDADLFAVVDFLPDEERVKLLGKRATTSFIQRLPRARTAYRSYLPLMPLAIEQLDMSGYDLVISSSHAVAKGILTGPDQVHISYVHSPIRYAWDLQHRYLSESRLTSGVKGAIARLILHYIRIWDQRTAHGVDAFIANSSFIARRIRKAYGCDASVVYPPVDIESFALCTQKEDFYLTASRMVPYKRVPLIVEAFANMPERRLVVIGDGPDFARAKAAATPNVTLLGYQSDRELIDFMRRAKAFVFAAEEDFGIAPVEAQACGTPVIAYGRGGSLETVIASDDVLTRTGLFFARQSVPDVIEAVERFEAMGAFDPLACRANAMRFTAERFRDELLEIVAQAVGQRMSKAVSRAAAGSTAAAGIAERSETSWI, from the coding sequence ATGGACCGCACGCCCGTCGATCTAGAACACCCGGTGCGTTCGCGCACCGCCTCGCCGTCACCCGGCAATCGTCGCCATGACTTTGGCCGCGTAGCCGTGGTGCACGAATGGCTGACCACCTACGCCGGCTCCGAGAAGGTGCTCGCGCAGATCCTGCAGATATGGCCGGACGCCGACCTCTTCGCGGTGGTCGATTTCCTGCCGGACGAAGAGCGCGTCAAGCTGCTCGGCAAGCGCGCGACGACCTCGTTCATCCAGCGGCTGCCGCGCGCGCGAACCGCCTACCGTAGCTACCTGCCTTTGATGCCGCTCGCGATCGAGCAACTCGACATGTCCGGCTACGATCTGGTGATTTCGTCGAGCCACGCGGTCGCCAAAGGCATCCTCACCGGACCCGACCAGGTGCATATTAGCTACGTGCATTCGCCGATCCGTTACGCGTGGGATCTGCAGCACCGCTACCTGAGCGAATCCAGGTTGACGTCGGGCGTCAAAGGCGCGATAGCGCGTCTGATCTTGCATTACATCCGGATCTGGGACCAGCGCACCGCGCACGGGGTCGATGCGTTCATTGCGAATTCCAGCTTCATCGCGCGACGCATCCGTAAAGCGTACGGCTGCGATGCCAGCGTCGTTTATCCGCCCGTCGATATCGAGAGTTTCGCGCTGTGCACGCAGAAGGAAGATTTCTACCTGACGGCGTCGCGGATGGTGCCGTACAAGCGCGTGCCGTTGATTGTCGAGGCGTTCGCGAACATGCCGGAGCGCAGGCTCGTCGTGATTGGCGACGGACCGGACTTCGCGCGGGCGAAGGCCGCCGCGACGCCTAACGTCACGCTGCTCGGCTATCAGTCGGATCGCGAACTCATCGATTTCATGCGGCGTGCCAAGGCCTTCGTGTTCGCCGCCGAAGAGGACTTCGGCATTGCACCGGTCGAGGCGCAGGCATGCGGGACGCCGGTTATCGCGTACGGTCGTGGCGGCTCGCTCGAGACGGTGATCGCGTCCGACGACGTGCTCACCCGCACCGGCCTGTTCTTCGCGCGGCAGTCGGTCCCGGACGTCATCGAGGCGGTAGAGCGTTTCGAGGCGATGGGCGCATTCGATCCGCTCGCCTGCCGGGCGAACGCCATGCGCTTCACCGCCGAACGCTTTCGCGACGAACTGCTGGAGATCGTCGCGCAGGCAGTTGGGCAGCGCATGTCGAAAGCGGTATCGCGAGCGGCGGCGGGTAGCACTGCTGCTGCGGGCATCGCCGAGCGGAGCGAGACGTCATGGATCTGA
- a CDS encoding glycosyltransferase family 2 protein codes for MNHDNSIFNTTHGAFGRPGSNEAPHICAGIATRGRPAEVATIVACLRAQTLQPTSIIVACTSPDDIGTLQEADDLRIVYVKPGLTRQRNAILDRMPAETDYVAFFDDDFVAHPDWLREAANAFQADAAIACVTGHVVADGILGPGLTVDDARRELATAQPGRHGWIHDGYSPYGCNMAFRASAVEGLRFDERLVLYGWLEDRDFGARVAQARGRLVKLGSALGVHLGVKRARVPGRRLGYSQVMNPVYMMRKGTMSRGEACVQILRNVAANVSKSISPETYIDRRGRLAGNLIAFGDVLRGRRTPERAARL; via the coding sequence ATGAATCACGACAATTCCATCTTCAATACGACTCACGGCGCTTTCGGGCGCCCGGGCTCGAACGAAGCGCCGCACATCTGCGCAGGCATCGCCACCCGCGGCCGGCCCGCTGAAGTGGCGACGATCGTCGCGTGTCTGCGCGCGCAGACACTGCAGCCCACGTCGATCATCGTTGCCTGCACGAGTCCCGACGATATCGGCACGCTGCAAGAGGCCGACGACCTGCGCATCGTGTACGTCAAACCGGGCCTGACGCGTCAGCGCAACGCGATTCTTGATCGGATGCCGGCAGAGACCGACTACGTCGCATTCTTCGATGACGATTTCGTTGCGCACCCGGACTGGCTGCGCGAGGCGGCCAATGCCTTCCAGGCCGATGCTGCGATCGCGTGTGTCACAGGCCATGTCGTCGCTGACGGCATTCTCGGCCCCGGCCTTACGGTCGACGACGCGCGGCGTGAGCTCGCCACGGCGCAGCCGGGACGTCACGGCTGGATCCACGACGGCTACAGTCCCTACGGCTGCAACATGGCGTTTCGCGCGTCGGCGGTCGAGGGGTTGCGCTTCGACGAGCGGCTCGTGCTGTACGGCTGGCTCGAGGATCGGGACTTCGGTGCGCGCGTCGCGCAGGCGAGAGGCCGGCTCGTGAAGCTGGGCAGCGCGCTCGGTGTCCATCTCGGCGTGAAGCGCGCGCGTGTGCCGGGCCGCCGTCTCGGCTATTCGCAAGTGATGAATCCCGTCTACATGATGCGCAAAGGCACGATGTCGCGCGGCGAAGCGTGCGTGCAGATCCTGCGCAATGTGGCCGCCAACGTCTCGAAGTCGATCTCCCCGGAGACGTATATCGACAGACGCGGCCGGCTCGCCGGCAATCTGATCGCGTTCGGCGACGTGCTGCGTGGACGCCGCACACCAGAACGCGCGGCACGGCTGTGA